Within Metabacillus sp. KUDC1714, the genomic segment ATCCAGCTTTAGCCCAAACTTGACTTTCTAGGTTCACTTCGAGAATACGTGGACTCTCTAATTCAAACAACCCTTCACCTTTATCCTCTTGTTCAGTTTGTTTAATAAATTCATCAATAGAATATCTAGTCAATGCTTACACGTCCTTTCTATACTTGTATATACGTGTAACCCCTTGCTATGTTTCATTTATAATTTCCTTAATAAAAAAATGTCAAAATAATTTCTGACAAAACCTACTAATTACTAGTCCTCTCATATTCAAGGAGTTCAGTCACGGTTTTAAATTCATACCCCTGTTCATGTAACTCTTTGATAATCCCCTCAACTGTTTCAAGTGATTCTTTTCGACTTTCATACATAACATGCAATAAGATAATTGAGCCATTTTCAACATTGGAACGAACATGATCAATGATTTTTTCAGAATCGGCTCCAATATTTCCATCTGTTTCCGGCTCTATATTCCATACTATTGATGGTCGATTATGTTCTTCTAAGTATTTTGGCAAAAAGATGAACTTCTTCCCATAAGGTGGTCTAAATAGAATCTCTCCTTGGTATCCCGCTTCCCTAATCAGTTTATCCGTCTTTTCTATTTCTTCTTTAACAAAGGATGGTGATTTGAATACCATTCTTTGATGGGAATACGTATGATTTCCGACTTCATGTCCTGCTTTTACAATTTCTTTAGCCTCTACAAAATTTTCCTCAATTTCACTTCCAGTTAAGAAAAAGGTAGCCTTAATTTTATTTTTATCGAGTATTTCCAATATGTCATCTGTTTTACTTGTTGGCCCATCATCGAATGTTAAGGCAACAACCTTCTCGTTGGTGTCTACCTTATTTACAATTTCACCGAATAATTGATAGCTTGTCGAGTTTATTACTTGCAAAAAGCAATAGCACAATCCAATGAGTAGGCCAAAGAGTATGATGAAAACCTTTATACTTTTCTTCATTTTTCCCTCCCATAATTCTTCATACAAAAGAATGAAAGGCTAAGAAAGCACAATGTTTGTGCAAATCTTAGCCCTCATACATTAAAAATAAACAAGATAAATAACAAACACTAATACAATTCGGTAAATCGCAAATGGAACAAGCTTAATTTTGTTAATCAGCTTCAGGAAAAAGCGGATAGAAATTAACGCAAACACAAACGCACTAATGAACCCAGCAATGAAAAATGGCATCGCATCAAGTGTAAAGTATTGCCAGTTTTTCAACAATGATATACCACTAGCACCAGCCATAATTGGAACTGCCATAATAAATGTAAAATCAGCAGCTGCGCGATGACTCATCCCTAGTAAAACTCCGCCTGAAATGGTTGATCCTGATCTAGAGAAGCCAGGCCAAAGTGATAAGCATTGGATGAATCCAACAGACAGCGCTTGTTTATAAGTGATTTGGTCCACTGTTTCAATCTTAGGCTGCTTTGGACCAAATATGTCTGCTAAAATCATTAAAATGGCCCCAATCACTAAACCTACTAATACTGTTTCGATTGAAAATAAATGTTCATCAATATAATCTTCGAAAAGTACGCCTAATACACCAGCTGGAATCAAGCCTACGATAACCTGTGAAAGCTTAAGACGATTTTGATTTGAACCTGATTTTTTGTTTATACGCCCTAACCCTAGTAAATCAATAAATCGATCCTTAAAGACAACAACAACAGCTAATATAGAACCAAGTTGAATCACAATTTTAAATGTATTCGCTACATATTTCCCCAAAAATTCTTCTGACTGTAACCACATATCATCAACAATAATCATATGACCTGTTGAAGAAACTGGCGCAAATTCCGTCAATCCTTCTACTAATCCAAGGATGACTGCTTTTAAAAGTGTTAGAAAATCCATAAATTATTCTCCCTTATAAGTATTTCTTTTTTTAATAAATAGTAGCAGGGCCACAATCATCCCAACCCCTATCAAAACATAAATGATATTAGAGTAAATGTCCATAAAATGAACGATTTCTTCCCATGACTCGCCAAATTTAGCACCAACTGAAACTAAAATGATATTCCATACTAATGTTCCAATTGTAGTAAAGAGTAGAAACAACCAAAAATTTAAACGAGACATTCCAGCCGGAATTGATATAAGACTTCTAATTAATGGAATGATCCTACAAACGAGCACTGTCCAGTATCCATATTTATCAAACCAGTGATCAGCTCTATGGATATCTTTCTTTTTCACTCGAAGAATATGCCCCCACCGATCTACAATTTTCTCAAGTCTCTCTACATCCAATAGATTACCAATCTTATACAGGATTGCTGCCCCAACAAGTGAACCAGCTGTTGCAGACAAAACAACTCCTGGTATTGATAAATTAGTAAAGTTCGTCGACATTCCCCCGAATGTAAGTATAACTTCTGATGGAATCGGAGGAAATACATTTTCTAAAGCAATCATAAGAAAGATCCCCATATAACCAAATTGTTCAATAATATCTGTAATCCAGTTTTCCATTATAACCTCCTATAGTGGTTGATCAAATCAAGGATTTTTTCAACTTTCTTACATACATTTTTCGGATAAAGAAGAAATAAATAAGCTGCGCAAGAAAGAAACAAACAAGTACAACAATCGTTTCATTTGCAATAGATAAAGTGAAATAGCTTTGTAGTGCTCTAAAAGCAAAAAGACTGTGAATAGTTGCAACAATAATCGGGATAAAAAATAATAAAAGCAGTTGTTGTGTGACAATTTTAGTCAACTCTTGGTCAGTTAGACCAACTCGCATGATCGTCAAATATTGTCGTACATCATAATCCATATCTGCATATAAGCGGAAGTATAAGAAGCTTCCTGCAGCAATGAAGAAGACCGCTCCAATTAACAATGCAATAAACAACATCATGTTAAACAAGCTTATTTGTTTATAAAGTAACGTTCCACTTACAGTCATTGCATATGACTTGTTTTCTTCATGCATGACCTTACCTTCATTTACGAATCCCTCAAGCATTCCATTTGTACCCTTGTAATCTTTTATAAAAAAACCAGTAAATAATTCTTTCTTTACGTCTACTTGTAATTTTCTAAATAAATCATCATTTACGATGAGACCTTCGTCTTCAACGAGTTCCCGCGGAATAACGACATGTTCTGTGAAATCGTTTCTTTGCACCTTTATGTTGTTTTGTCCTAATGTATAGGTATACTTGCCAATGTCATTTTCAAAACGATGTGTCGTCATTCCTAATACTTTATTATTTGCAGGTGGCTTCTCATGGAATTCAAAGCCTGCCAATAACGCTACCATTTTATAATCTGAAAAAGAAATCACAGGAAGCTTTTCAGGAGAAGATCGGTCAGAAGCTGAAACAACCTCAACGTAAATAATCGGAAATTGTAACGTTGAAAAAGTAAACTTGTTTTCATTTAATTCTGATTCGATTTGTTGAACATTTTGCTGGTGGGCTAATTGCTCATCTTTTGCTACATAGCTAATGGCTGCAGGATAATCCACTTCAAATTGTTTATTAATCACATTCATCGAAGCTAATGTTCCCACCGCACAAAAAGCCACCGTTGAAACGATTGTTACCATAAAAAACATTCTAGCATTATCCTTCATTCGATACGCTAAGTTAGAAATGGTGATCATATTTGTTTTCTTCCGGAATATGCGTTTCTTTTTCTGTAACCATTTAATAATAAACACGGATAACTGTGTGTAGAAAAAAAACGTTCCCACAATCGTCATGCCT encodes:
- a CDS encoding undecaprenyl-diphosphate phosphatase, which encodes MDFLTLLKAVILGLVEGLTEFAPVSSTGHMIIVDDMWLQSEEFLGKYVANTFKIVIQLGSILAVVVVFKDRFIDLLGLGRINKKSGSNQNRLKLSQVIVGLIPAGVLGVLFEDYIDEHLFSIETVLVGLVIGAILMILADIFGPKQPKIETVDQITYKQALSVGFIQCLSLWPGFSRSGSTISGGVLLGMSHRAAADFTFIMAVPIMAGASGISLLKNWQYFTLDAMPFFIAGFISAFVFALISIRFFLKLINKIKLVPFAIYRIVLVFVIYLVYF
- a CDS encoding FtsX-like permease family protein codes for the protein MTFPQFAYRNVIRNKRTYAAYFLSSAFSVMIFFVYALFIFHPDIQKGVTNSVAVQLMTAAELIMYFFSFFFVFYSVGTFLKTRKREFGILMMHGMTRRQLNWLVFLENMLIGIGAVIVGIGSGLIIGKLFLMISSVMLNIKSLSFHLSYQALILTIVAFLLLFLCISLFTTILVGTNKLIDLFQAGQKPKKDLKVSSFLSFGAAVLLFTSYYLSATTTMESLLYRMLPVIGMTIVGTFFFYTQLSVFIIKWLQKKKRIFRKKTNMITISNLAYRMKDNARMFFMVTIVSTVAFCAVGTLASMNVINKQFEVDYPAAISYVAKDEQLAHQQNVQQIESELNENKFTFSTLQFPIIYVEVVSASDRSSPEKLPVISFSDYKMVALLAGFEFHEKPPANNKVLGMTTHRFENDIGKYTYTLGQNNIKVQRNDFTEHVVIPRELVEDEGLIVNDDLFRKLQVDVKKELFTGFFIKDYKGTNGMLEGFVNEGKVMHEENKSYAMTVSGTLLYKQISLFNMMLFIALLIGAVFFIAAGSFLYFRLYADMDYDVRQYLTIMRVGLTDQELTKIVTQQLLLLFFIPIIVATIHSLFAFRALQSYFTLSIANETIVVLVCFFLAQLIYFFFIRKMYVRKLKKSLI
- a CDS encoding DedA family protein, yielding MENWITDIIEQFGYMGIFLMIALENVFPPIPSEVILTFGGMSTNFTNLSIPGVVLSATAGSLVGAAILYKIGNLLDVERLEKIVDRWGHILRVKKKDIHRADHWFDKYGYWTVLVCRIIPLIRSLISIPAGMSRLNFWLFLLFTTIGTLVWNIILVSVGAKFGESWEEIVHFMDIYSNIIYVLIGVGMIVALLLFIKKRNTYKGE
- a CDS encoding polysaccharide deacetylase family protein is translated as MKKSIKVFIILFGLLIGLCYCFLQVINSTSYQLFGEIVNKVDTNEKVVALTFDDGPTSKTDDILEILDKNKIKATFFLTGSEIEENFVEAKEIVKAGHEVGNHTYSHQRMVFKSPSFVKEEIEKTDKLIREAGYQGEILFRPPYGKKFIFLPKYLEEHNRPSIVWNIEPETDGNIGADSEKIIDHVRSNVENGSIILLHVMYESRKESLETVEGIIKELHEQGYEFKTVTELLEYERTSN